TCGTGGGCATCGGCTTCGGCTCGGCGATGCCGGTCATGACCGTGGCGACGCAAAACGCCGTCGCGCCGCGCGACATCGGCATTGCAACCGCCGCGCATGCGTTCTTCCGTGCCTTGGGCGGGATGATCGGCGTGGCGATGTTCGGCGCGCTGATCGTTGGCCTGCTGGTCGCGGGCGACAACGGCAGCGCACCGCGTGAGTTGACCGACTTCCTGCGCCCCGGCGGCGCCCCCGCCGGGATGGAAGACCATCTGCGGCTGGCGTTCGGTGCGTTCTTCGGCGGCAGTGCCGTGATCGCCGCACTCGCCATCGTCGCCCTCGCACGACTGCCGGAACTGCCGCTGCGCCAAAGCTCGGGCAACGAAGCGACCGCCATCGAGTAAGTCGCCCGCCCGCGATTGCCGATACAAACTGTCGGTACAAACCGTCGATACAAACGACAACGCCCGCTGTACGCGGGCGCTGAGGCAACTCCTTTGCAAACCGGGCCGTTGCAGGCCCGACAACATTCACGCCGTGGCACACGCCCGGTAGTGACGATTCGCCTGATCCATCTGACCCAGCCCTTCGAAAAGCTGTGCGAGCGCCAGATGCAGACGCTGTTGCAGGTGTCGGTCGTCCGTATGACGCAGCGCCCCTTCGAGGAACGTTTGCGCCTTGCCCCACAGACGCTGATGCTGGCACAGCTTGCCCAGCGCGTAGAGCAGATCGGGATCGTTCGGATGACGCTGCTGCCACGCCTCCGCCTTCTGGATGAGCGGCAAGGCGTCGGCACCGGCGCACTCGGCATAGCGGCGCAGCAGACGACCATCCCAATGCTCGGCCAGCGCAGCTTCGACGATGTCGCGTGCTTCGCGCGGACGATCCAAAGAAATCAGCAGTTCAGCGGCAACGTCGGCGGTCCGCGACGAGGTACGCGCGTCGGCAGGCAGTTCTTGCCAGCATTTGAGCAATGCATCCGCATCATGGCGATGGTCGCGCAGAATGCCTTCGCTGGCCGTCTGCTTGAGCTTCGCCGCCAATGCCGGGTGCAGCGCCTCGCGCTTTTCCAGCACCTTGAGCAGATTGAGCACCTCGGGCCAGTGCTTGAGATGCTGATGGGCACGCAGGGCGACGAGCTGCGCCTGCATGCGACGTGCGCCCTGCGCACGCATTTCCGTCAGCGCTTCGAGCGCGCCCTCGGCATCGCGCGTGTCGACGCGCAATTCGGCCGTCTGCAACAGGCGTGCCTCTTCGAGATTCGCCCCTTGCGCTTCCGTCAGCCACGCATCGCGTCGTGCGAACTCGCGCATGCGATGCGCCGCACGTGCGCCGATGATCGCGGCCACGCCACGATTGTCGTCCTGTTCGGCCGCTTCGCGTGCCGCCTTCTCTGCGCGCGTATAACGTCCCGCAAAGAGGTTCGCCACGGCATCGCGCAGCGCAATGTTCGCGCGACGACTGCGTTGGCGATTGCGATACGCGGCCACGCGCTCCGGCATCTTGTAGATGTTGCGCAGCACGCGAATGATCACGTACAGCGCCACGAACAAGGCCAGCAACGCCAGCACGAACAGGTTCAGCGACACGTCGATACGGTACGGCGGCACCAGCATGACCACCTGTCCGTGATTGAACGTGGCCAGCACCGCGAAGCCGGCCGCTACCGCAAACAGGAGCGTCAACCAGATCAGTCCTCGCATGCCCGGCTCCTTACGGCTTTTCCTTGACGTCCTTGACCTGACCGATGGCGGTCAGGCTGGCGTCAAGGGTCGGCAGTTCGATGGTGCGCGAGCCCGAGTCGACCTGATCGAGCAGCGTTTTGACGGCGGCGATGCGGCGCGACTTGGCATCGAAATACTTGTCGAGCGCAGCCTCCGCGACCTGCACGTCGCTATGCACAGCCGACGCGTTGCGTGCGAGCAGCGCCAGACGGGCGTTGAGCAGACGCAGCTTCAGGTTCGCACGCAGGAACGCGCCCTGCTCAGGCGCCACGAGCATCACGTCCGGATCGTCCAGACGGCGCACCTGCACCAGTTGCTTCAGGCTGCCGAGCATTTCGCCGCTCAGGCGGAGCCACGTCGCTGTCCAGCCGGTCTCGCCCGCGCCGCTGGGGCCGGTGCCGTCCGCCTTCGGTGCCACACGCTGCTCCTCGGCCTGCAACGGCAGCGTGTCGATCATGGCGATGGCCTGATCGAGCTTGCCCGTGAGTTGCGGCAGATCGGCGGCCGGTACGGCCTT
This window of the Pandoraea sputorum genome carries:
- a CDS encoding heme biosynthesis HemY N-terminal domain-containing protein, with translation MRGLIWLTLLFAVAAGFAVLATFNHGQVVMLVPPYRIDVSLNLFVLALLALFVALYVIIRVLRNIYKMPERVAAYRNRQRSRRANIALRDAVANLFAGRYTRAEKAAREAAEQDDNRGVAAIIGARAAHRMREFARRDAWLTEAQGANLEEARLLQTAELRVDTRDAEGALEALTEMRAQGARRMQAQLVALRAHQHLKHWPEVLNLLKVLEKREALHPALAAKLKQTASEGILRDHRHDADALLKCWQELPADARTSSRTADVAAELLISLDRPREARDIVEAALAEHWDGRLLRRYAECAGADALPLIQKAEAWQQRHPNDPDLLYALGKLCQHQRLWGKAQTFLEGALRHTDDRHLQQRLHLALAQLFEGLGQMDQANRHYRACATA